From Nonlabens sp. Ci31, the proteins below share one genomic window:
- a CDS encoding methyltransferase gives MPKYLKTQGLFISILGISILILSMLQLNKNLSAFPTPKSKSQLIQSGLYKHITPPVYTGILLACSGYALYSYYTFKILVTLLLSVLL, from the coding sequence ATGCCAAAATATTTAAAAACACAAGGATTATTTATTTCTATTTTAGGCATCTCCATATTAATACTTTCAATGCTACAACTTAATAAAAACCTATCAGCGTTCCCAACGCCTAAGTCAAAAAGTCAACTCATTCAAAGCGGACTTTATAAACACATAACCCCTCCTGTTTACACAGGCATTCTATTAGCTTGTAGTGGTTATGCTTTATACAGCTATTATACGTTTAAAATACTCGTAACACTATTGTTGTCAGTGCTTTTATAA
- a CDS encoding aspartate/glutamate racemase family protein — MKTLGMIGGTSWHSTIEYYRLINELVGEKIGTQGNPPLIIHSINIELMRKQNKDEINAKYLDVSLKLEQAGAEAIIICANTPHMVYDFVQPQINIPILHIANATGKEAKRKGLKKLGLLGNKPTMTGDFISSVLRSNYDIETIIPESDYIVPAHNYVSKELTKGLFTSEAKQFFMDQIDLLVKRGAQGIILGCTELPLLLKQKEVKIPALATTNLHAQMAVDFVIDGTH; from the coding sequence ATGAAAACATTAGGAATGATTGGCGGAACATCTTGGCATTCAACTATTGAATACTATCGACTAATTAATGAATTAGTAGGTGAGAAAATTGGAACCCAAGGCAATCCACCACTAATTATACATAGTATAAATATTGAGTTAATGCGGAAACAGAATAAGGATGAGATCAATGCTAAATACCTCGATGTATCTCTAAAACTAGAACAGGCTGGAGCAGAAGCCATTATTATTTGTGCAAATACGCCTCATATGGTTTATGATTTTGTACAGCCACAAATTAACATCCCTATTTTACACATTGCAAATGCAACTGGTAAAGAAGCTAAAAGAAAAGGCTTAAAAAAGCTTGGATTATTAGGAAATAAACCTACTATGACAGGAGATTTCATCTCTAGTGTCTTAAGGTCTAATTATGATATAGAGACTATCATTCCTGAGTCCGATTACATTGTGCCAGCTCACAATTATGTATCTAAAGAGTTGACAAAAGGTCTCTTCACGAGCGAGGCAAAACAATTCTTTATGGATCAAATAGATTTGTTGGTAAAGCGAGGAGCTCAAGGAATTATTCTGGGATGTACAGAGCTACCACTTTTATTAAAACAAAAAGAGGTAAAGATCCCTGCGCTCGCTACAACCAATTTACATGCTCAAATGGCTGTGGATTTTGTTATCGACGGTACACATTAG
- a CDS encoding Crp/Fnr family transcriptional regulator produces MIQELKEYYGSQFELPLIEEINNVATFMEVPAGQDLMKPGQYIKSMPLLLSGSIKIMRPDSEGNELLLYHLERGNTCAMTMTCCVGNTKSEIHAVTETPVKLLLIPVAKMEEWSSKYKTWRNFVFASYHTRMMELLESIDNIAFNNMDERLENYLNDKIKILNSKHIYTTHKEIAADLHTSRVVISRLLKKMENIGKIELHRSFIEVL; encoded by the coding sequence ATGATACAAGAACTTAAAGAATATTACGGTTCACAGTTTGAACTGCCACTTATAGAAGAAATTAACAATGTAGCTACCTTTATGGAAGTTCCCGCTGGACAAGATTTAATGAAACCGGGTCAGTATATTAAATCAATGCCCCTACTACTTTCTGGAAGTATCAAGATCATGCGACCCGATAGTGAAGGCAATGAGCTATTACTTTACCATCTAGAACGTGGTAATACTTGCGCCATGACCATGACCTGTTGTGTAGGAAATACTAAAAGTGAAATACACGCAGTAACAGAGACTCCTGTAAAACTACTCCTGATTCCTGTAGCTAAAATGGAAGAATGGTCGAGCAAGTACAAAACTTGGCGCAACTTTGTTTTTGCTAGCTACCACACTCGCATGATGGAACTCCTTGAAAGTATCGATAATATAGCTTTTAATAATATGGATGAGCGCCTGGAAAACTACCTCAACGATAAAATTAAAATATTAAATAGTAAGCATATTTACACTACTCATAAAGAAATTGCAGCAGACTTGCACACCAGTCGTGTAGTGATATCCAGATTACTTAAAAAGATGGAAAATATAGGTAAGATAGAACTACATCGCAGTTTTATTGAGGTCTTGTAA
- a CDS encoding DUF202 domain-containing protein: MEKSDLSLTDKLAIDRTNLANERTFLAYFRTFIVFLSSGFAIIKLDILTDIRWVGFMLISIAPLLFLIGLFRFLYVKKGINKYY, from the coding sequence ATGGAAAAGTCAGACCTATCTCTTACAGATAAATTAGCTATTGATAGAACAAATCTAGCTAACGAACGTACATTTCTAGCCTATTTCAGAACGTTTATAGTATTCTTAAGTTCTGGTTTTGCTATTATTAAACTAGATATTTTAACAGATATCAGATGGGTAGGTTTTATGCTTATCAGTATAGCTCCTCTATTATTTTTAATAGGATTGTTTAGGTTTCTATATGTAAAAAAAGGAATTAATAAATATTATTAA
- a CDS encoding rhodanese-like domain-containing protein, translated as MSITKTLVIMSFLSSLFGATAQDTSAIKILSTTEFKQGISKDSVQLVDVRTALEFQSGHIKGALNIDFLKSNQFLEDVHKLDKEIPIYLYCRSGGRSNKAARQLISLGFKEIYDLQGGYLGWK; from the coding sequence ATGTCTATAACTAAAACGCTAGTAATTATGTCTTTTTTAAGCAGCCTTTTTGGCGCAACAGCTCAAGATACCAGTGCTATTAAGATACTTTCTACCACCGAATTTAAACAAGGTATTTCTAAAGATAGTGTTCAACTGGTAGATGTTAGAACTGCCCTTGAATTTCAAAGCGGTCATATCAAAGGAGCTTTAAATATTGACTTTTTAAAATCTAACCAATTTTTAGAAGACGTCCATAAATTGGATAAAGAAATCCCTATATACCTGTATTGCCGTTCTGGAGGTCGCAGCAATAAAGCAGCTCGACAACTAATAAGTCTTGGATTCAAAGAAATCTATGATTTACAAGGTGGATACCTAGGCTGGAAATAA
- a CDS encoding DUF3365 domain-containing protein — MKINQPTILMLMILLISLSISSCKELEKAEYTNPDKVKQKTTNYTSDQHPGKKLMVNKCYVCHHPTTENKGRIAPPMVAVKSHYMTSDITKEAFANAMWNFVEKPSKEKSKMRGAIRRFNLMPYRPFVEEEIRQIADYIYDFKIDEPEWFQEHIEEESNGKMPYRNDGKEVKSTASDLENTPAERGLEYALNTKKELGKNLMGTIQKKGVKEAVSFCNKQAYPITDSMATAQNATIKRVSDQPRNSINQANSRELEIIDKFKKAVALNDTYQPVTEVKNGRSHFYYPIMTNSLCLQCHGTTSKDIQPEVLASISLLYPEDKALGYDVNEVRGIWSISFE, encoded by the coding sequence ATGAAAATAAACCAGCCTACCATTCTAATGCTTATGATTTTATTAATATCACTAAGCATAAGCAGCTGTAAAGAGCTAGAAAAAGCGGAGTATACTAACCCCGATAAAGTAAAACAGAAAACAACTAACTATACCTCTGACCAACATCCCGGTAAAAAACTGATGGTGAACAAGTGCTATGTATGTCACCATCCTACTACTGAAAACAAAGGCCGTATTGCACCACCTATGGTAGCAGTAAAGTCACATTACATGACTAGTGATATTACCAAAGAAGCCTTTGCTAACGCCATGTGGAATTTTGTGGAAAAACCTTCTAAGGAAAAGTCTAAGATGCGAGGTGCGATACGTCGTTTTAACTTAATGCCCTATCGACCTTTTGTAGAAGAAGAAATCAGACAAATTGCCGACTATATTTACGATTTTAAAATCGATGAACCCGAATGGTTCCAAGAGCATATAGAAGAAGAAAGTAACGGCAAAATGCCATACCGCAATGATGGAAAAGAGGTGAAAAGTACCGCTTCTGATTTAGAAAACACACCTGCTGAACGCGGACTTGAATATGCATTAAACACTAAGAAAGAACTAGGCAAAAACTTGATGGGAACTATCCAAAAGAAAGGTGTTAAAGAAGCCGTATCCTTTTGTAATAAACAAGCCTATCCTATTACAGACAGTATGGCGACCGCGCAAAATGCAACCATAAAAAGAGTGAGCGATCAACCTAGAAATTCTATAAATCAAGCCAATTCAAGAGAATTGGAGATCATAGATAAATTTAAAAAAGCGGTAGCCCTTAATGATACCTACCAGCCTGTAACTGAAGTAAAAAATGGGCGTTCTCATTTTTACTATCCTATTATGACAAACTCGCTGTGTCTACAATGTCATGGCACAACTAGTAAAGATATACAGCCTGAAGTGCTTGCAAGTATTTCCCTATTGTATCCAGAAGATAAAGCCTTGGGTTATGATGTTAACGAAGTACGCGGCATATGGAGTATTAGCTTTGAATAG
- a CDS encoding sulfite exporter TauE/SafE family protein, with protein sequence MESIEILGYVGALLIGLVLGLIGGGGSILTVPILVYALAFNPVLATAYSLFVVGATSLVGAVKNMMKGMVDFKTAIIFAVPAFIAVYLTRAYLIPAIPEELFTLGGFLITKNIAIMLFFALIMLLASVSMIRNKSKEPEAESIITYNYPLIIIEGLVVGFITGIVGAGGGFLIIPALVLLAKLPMKKAVATSLFIIAIKSLIGFLGDVKNLEIDWTFLLSFTAVSIVGIFIGIWLNKFIDGKKLKKAFGWFVLIMGFYIIYKELIM encoded by the coding sequence ATGGAAAGCATAGAAATACTTGGATATGTAGGAGCACTTTTAATAGGACTTGTTTTGGGACTTATAGGTGGTGGTGGTTCCATACTTACCGTTCCTATTTTAGTATACGCTCTTGCATTTAATCCTGTGCTAGCCACCGCTTATTCTCTTTTTGTCGTAGGTGCTACATCACTAGTAGGCGCTGTTAAAAATATGATGAAAGGAATGGTAGACTTTAAAACAGCTATTATTTTTGCAGTTCCTGCATTTATAGCTGTATACCTCACTAGAGCATATTTAATACCGGCGATTCCTGAAGAACTTTTTACACTAGGAGGCTTTTTGATTACAAAAAATATAGCCATAATGCTCTTTTTTGCACTCATCATGCTACTGGCATCTGTATCGATGATACGCAACAAAAGCAAAGAACCTGAAGCAGAAAGCATTATTACCTATAATTATCCACTTATCATTATAGAAGGTCTTGTAGTGGGTTTCATTACAGGAATTGTGGGTGCTGGAGGAGGCTTTTTAATCATCCCTGCCTTAGTGTTACTTGCTAAATTGCCTATGAAAAAAGCAGTAGCCACTTCTCTATTTATCATCGCTATTAAATCACTTATAGGCTTTTTAGGTGATGTAAAAAACCTAGAAATAGACTGGACATTTTTACTATCCTTTACAGCAGTTTCTATCGTTGGAATATTTATTGGTATATGGCTCAATAAATTTATTGACGGTAAAAAGCTAAAGAAAGCTTTTGGCTGGTTTGTCCTCATCATGGGCTTCTATATTATTTATAAAGAGCTCATTATGTAA
- a CDS encoding peroxiredoxin produces the protein MDNLNLLPEQPISMPRIGDKAPNFEAVTTKGDIKMSDFAKDKWIVMFSHPADFTPVCTTEMSGFAIRKPEFDALNTELLGLSIDSIHAHLGWVQNVRETTGVYFDFPIIADIDMKVSKLYGMLQPNESETAAVRAVFFIDPAKKIRLIMYYPLNVGRNMDEILRALDALQMSDKHKVSMPLDWKRGDKVICPPPKSLDALNERLADDSVEKITWYLAKKDL, from the coding sequence ATGGATAACTTGAATTTATTACCGGAACAACCTATTTCAATGCCAAGAATTGGAGATAAAGCTCCAAATTTTGAAGCCGTTACAACTAAGGGGGATATTAAAATGTCTGATTTTGCAAAAGACAAATGGATAGTTATGTTTTCACATCCAGCAGATTTCACTCCTGTTTGTACTACTGAAATGAGCGGATTTGCCATCAGAAAACCTGAGTTTGATGCTTTAAATACCGAGCTTTTGGGATTGAGCATAGACAGTATTCACGCACATTTAGGTTGGGTACAAAATGTAAGGGAGACTACAGGAGTTTATTTTGACTTCCCTATTATCGCAGATATTGATATGAAAGTATCAAAACTATATGGGATGTTACAGCCTAATGAAAGTGAAACAGCTGCGGTAAGAGCCGTTTTCTTTATAGACCCTGCAAAGAAAATACGTTTAATTATGTATTACCCATTGAATGTAGGCCGCAATATGGATGAAATACTTCGTGCGTTAGATGCTTTACAAATGTCGGATAAACACAAAGTATCAATGCCGTTAGACTGGAAAAGAGGCGATAAAGTAATTTGTCCACCACCAAAATCTCTTGATGCATTAAACGAGAGACTTGCAGATGATTCTGTAGAAAAAATCACTTGGTATCTCGCTAAAAAAGATCTCTAA